The Desmospora activa DSM 45169 genome includes the window ATCGGCTCCTGGCGCCAAGGCATCCACCGTGTGCCCTTTCTAACTTCTCCTCAAATCACTCCGGTGAAAATGTGTATCCGGTGCAAGTTGCACTTTGATACCCATTTTTTATTCTTGGCTCTCTCGTATCCAGTTTTCAAGGTGCGGATCTTGCTTTGTTTTTGGCGTCACCTTGCGGCGACAAGTATTAATATATCACGGATATGAGATGAGATCAACCCCTTTTTTTAAGATTTTTTTCGGTGATTTATTATGCTCCGTTTTTATGGAGAAAAGCCCGCATTTGCGGGCCTTTTTACGAGGGACGTTAATTCTTAATCATCATTTTCTACAGACATGAACAGAACCTCACCGGTATAGGCATCAATTTCTACATCGGCTTCTTGTTTGCCATTTTTTATTTCCACATCGTAGATCCAACGGCCATCGTCTTCATCCAATTCAATTTCAGTGATCTTACCGTCAAATTTACTTAAAGCGACCTTTTTGGCCTGCTCGTAGCTGATACGCTTCTTGTCCTTTGGCTGTTTTTGGCCTTGGTCATCGGACGGTTTTTGCTCCTGATCATCGTCCCGAGCTACGGTATTATCAGATTGATGTTCATCATCGTTGCCGTCCTTACTATCTTTGGCGGTATCATCCGTCAAGACTTGTTGTTGCTCCACCTTTAAAATTTCACCCGTGTTGGCATCCATTTTGATCTCATATTCACCGTTGGAACCCGCCAGCTCGATTTCATATACCACATGGGAACCCTTATCATCCCGCTCCACTTCTTTCACCTTTCCCGGATAGCGTTCCTCCACTTTTTGGGTAACTTCCTGAACGGTTAAAGTGGGATCACTCTCACCAGCAAAAATCTTATTGACGCCAAATCCTGCTCCTGCGATTATAACGGCTCCCACCAACACAACCAATCCTGTTTTTCTCATCTTCGTTCACTCCTTGCTGTTGTTTTCAAGGATCATGATACGGAGCCAGACTAATAAACCATGGTGAGTACCATGAGAAAACGATGAGAATATCGTGGCCTTCTCATGAGAGTTGAGACAATGGGGGCAATTGGATCGTCATGACCGTCCCTTCCCCTTCCGTACTGGTGAGAGTTAACTCTCCGCGGTGTGCGGCAACGATCCGGTTTGCGATCGACAAGCCTAAGCCACTCCCACCCGTTTCCCGGCTACGGGCCTTATCCACACGGTAAAAGCGTTCAAATATCCGTTCCTGATCTTCTTCCGGAATACCGATTCCCCGATCCTGTACTTGGATACGAGGTCCTTGCTCCGTCGTTTCCACTTGTACATCGACCTCATCTTCACTGTACTTGAGTGCATTGTCCACCAGAATAAACAACAATTGCCTCAGCTTCTCCGCATCTCCCACCGCCAACACGTCGCTCTCGGCTTTCACCCGTATCATTTGACCGGTGGTACGCGCCAAAGGACGAACGGCGTCCCGGCACAAATCACCTAAATCCACCGTCTCCAACTGGAGTATTTCATGGGTATCATCTCGCGCCAAATCCAGCATCTGATGAGTAAGTGCCTTCATCCGCTTCGCTTCGGCGTGAATCGCTTCCACCGCCTCATCCCGTACTTCCGGCTTTTCCCGCCCCCATCTTTTTAGCAGATTGGCGTAACTTTCAATCACTGTCAGCGGCGTCTTTAACTCATGGGAAGCATCGGATACAAATTGCTGTTGCTTTTGAAAACTCTCTTCCATCCAATCCATCATCCGGTTGTATGTGACCGCCATTTGCTTTAGTTCATCGTTGGAACGTTTATTCAATTGTAATCGTTGGAAGGCACCCTGGCGCCGATTGTTTTCCATCGTTTGGATCAAGGAGTGAATCGGATGCAAAACAAGACCGCTTAAAACCCTTCCGGCGATAATGGTGGGAATAAGGACGATCACCGTCGCCAAAAATAATACCCAACGCAAAATTTGCAGATTCTCCTCGATCAAATACAAACTTTCGGTTACTTCCAAAGTAACTACTTGTCCGTCTTCCCACACCAGCGGATAAAACACGGTTAAATAGCGCCCATCTTCCCGCGAGAAAATGCGATGGTCCTGTCGATCCCGAAACTGAGGTGAGACGTCCTGCATCAGCTCTGGCTGTTCCGTGACGGTTAATAGCGCCGTTTGCTGTGCATTAACCACTCGGATCATCCCATCTTCCGTTAGATACGCCCGCA containing:
- a CDS encoding PepSY domain-containing protein; its protein translation is MRKTGLVVLVGAVIIAGAGFGVNKIFAGESDPTLTVQEVTQKVEERYPGKVKEVERDDKGSHVVYEIELAGSNGEYEIKMDANTGEILKVEQQQVLTDDTAKDSKDGNDDEHQSDNTVARDDDQEQKPSDDQGQKQPKDKKRISYEQAKKVALSKFDGKITEIELDEDDGRWIYDVEIKNGKQEADVEIDAYTGEVLFMSVENDD
- a CDS encoding sensor histidine kinase, with product MKLSTKIQLFTTVILLVLLVGANAGVYALFQMQTNNAEVERLQGTAESIMRAVNVTDGGERSATRLLRAYLTEDGMIRVVNAQQTALLTVTEQPELMQDVSPQFRDRQDHRIFSREDGRYLTVFYPLVWEDGQVVTLEVTESLYLIEENLQILRWVLFLATVIVLIPTIIAGRVLSGLVLHPIHSLIQTMENNRRQGAFQRLQLNKRSNDELKQMAVTYNRMMDWMEESFQKQQQFVSDASHELKTPLTVIESYANLLKRWGREKPEVRDEAVEAIHAEAKRMKALTHQMLDLARDDTHEILQLETVDLGDLCRDAVRPLARTTGQMIRVKAESDVLAVGDAEKLRQLLFILVDNALKYSEDEVDVQVETTEQGPRIQVQDRGIGIPEEDQERIFERFYRVDKARSRETGGSGLGLSIANRIVAAHRGELTLTSTEGEGTVMTIQLPPLSQLS